In one Nocardioides sp. NBC_00368 genomic region, the following are encoded:
- a CDS encoding VOC family protein — MAIARNPQWVIDCPDPAALATFYAKLFDWETKVDDDGSWAEAWGEGGALNFQAVEDYRAPKWPSQDVPQQSHLDVMVDDLDAAEAATIALGATKHEVQPGKTFRVFLDPAGHPFCLCQA, encoded by the coding sequence ATGGCTATCGCACGCAATCCGCAATGGGTCATCGACTGCCCCGACCCGGCAGCCCTGGCCACCTTCTACGCAAAGCTGTTCGACTGGGAGACCAAGGTCGACGACGACGGCAGCTGGGCCGAGGCCTGGGGCGAGGGCGGCGCCCTCAACTTCCAGGCGGTCGAGGACTACCGCGCGCCGAAGTGGCCCTCGCAGGACGTACCCCAGCAGTCCCACCTCGACGTCATGGTCGACGACCTCGACGCCGCCGAGGCGGCCACCATCGCCCTCGGCGCCACCAAGCACGAGGTCCAGCCCGGCAAGACCTTCCGCGTCTTCCTCGACCCCGCCGGCCACCCCTTCTGCCTCTGCCAGGCCTGA
- a CDS encoding acyclic terpene utilization AtuA family protein yields the protein MITIGNCSGFYGDRFSAMRDMLEGGRLDVLTGDYLAELTMLILGKDTLKDPTTGYAKTFLRQVADCLDLALQRDVKIVSNAGGLNPAGLAAAIEALGTSAKVAYVDGDDLRGRLDSHPDALTANAYLGAFGIAHALDAGADIVVTGRVTDASVVVGPAIAHHSWKRDSYDELAGAVVAGHVIECGTQATGGNFSGFLTMSPQARARPLGFPVAEIAVDGSSIITKQDETGGTVTVDTVTAQLLYEIQGPLYLGPDVTTDLTSIRLQEVGIDRVAITGVTGTPPPATLKVAVNSLGGYRNSAEFVLTGPDIDAKAAWLRDQLDAELPIGPDYTWSTYRIPAPDSPTEEGAACILRLNARAADADAVGRALTAPAIELALASYPGFHVTAPPGRPSPFGIYKAAYVRRDRAPETVHLPDGSTYEVPSPLAYAETSRTSAETSRASAEGTTRSTGATPRPTGATSRRALGELVYARSGDKGGDANLGLWVPQGRPEAAVEWLLDTVTPEWVRKLLPEAEELTIDITPLPHLRGVNIVIHDLLGEGVAASTRFDPQAKGLGEWARSRFVDIPGELL from the coding sequence ATGATCACGATCGGCAACTGCTCCGGTTTCTACGGTGACCGGTTCTCGGCGATGCGCGACATGCTCGAGGGCGGTCGGCTCGACGTGCTCACCGGCGACTATCTCGCCGAGCTCACCATGCTCATCCTCGGCAAGGACACCCTCAAGGATCCGACGACGGGCTACGCCAAGACCTTCCTGCGTCAGGTCGCGGACTGCCTCGACCTCGCGCTGCAGCGCGACGTCAAGATCGTCTCCAACGCAGGCGGCCTCAACCCCGCCGGGCTCGCTGCCGCCATCGAAGCGCTCGGGACGAGCGCCAAGGTGGCCTATGTCGACGGCGACGACCTCCGCGGACGTCTCGACTCCCACCCCGACGCCCTGACCGCCAACGCGTACCTCGGTGCCTTCGGGATCGCGCATGCGCTCGACGCCGGTGCCGACATCGTCGTCACCGGCCGGGTGACCGACGCCAGCGTCGTCGTCGGGCCGGCGATCGCCCACCACAGCTGGAAGCGCGACTCCTACGACGAGCTGGCCGGCGCCGTGGTCGCTGGCCACGTGATCGAGTGCGGCACCCAGGCCACCGGCGGCAACTTCTCCGGGTTCCTGACCATGTCGCCGCAGGCCCGGGCGCGTCCGCTGGGGTTCCCGGTCGCAGAGATCGCCGTCGACGGCTCCTCGATCATCACCAAGCAGGACGAGACCGGCGGCACCGTCACGGTGGACACGGTCACCGCGCAGCTGCTCTACGAGATCCAGGGACCGCTCTACCTCGGTCCCGACGTCACCACCGACCTCACCTCGATCCGGCTCCAGGAGGTCGGCATCGATCGGGTCGCGATCACGGGAGTGACGGGCACCCCGCCACCGGCCACGCTCAAGGTTGCCGTGAACTCCCTCGGCGGCTACCGCAACTCCGCCGAGTTCGTGCTCACCGGTCCTGACATCGACGCCAAGGCCGCCTGGCTGCGCGACCAGCTCGACGCCGAGCTCCCGATAGGGCCCGACTACACGTGGTCGACCTACCGCATCCCCGCGCCCGACTCCCCGACCGAGGAGGGTGCCGCCTGCATCCTGCGGCTCAACGCCCGCGCCGCCGACGCCGACGCCGTCGGACGTGCGCTGACCGCCCCGGCCATCGAGCTGGCGCTGGCCTCCTACCCGGGCTTCCACGTCACCGCGCCGCCGGGACGGCCGTCTCCGTTCGGGATCTACAAGGCTGCGTACGTCCGGCGCGACCGCGCCCCCGAGACAGTCCATCTCCCCGACGGCTCGACCTACGAGGTTCCATCCCCCCTCGCTTATGCCGAGACGTCACGTACGTCGGCCGAGACGTCACGCGCGTCGGCCGAGGGGACCACTCGATCGACGGGAGCGACGCCTCGGCCGACGGGGGCGACCTCTCGGCGAGCGCTGGGCGAGCTGGTGTACGCACGGTCCGGGGACAAGGGTGGCGACGCCAACCTGGGGCTCTGGGTGCCGCAAGGGCGGCCGGAGGCGGCCGTCGAGTGGCTGCTCGACACGGTCACCCCGGAGTGGGTGCGGAAGCTGTTGCCAGAGGCCGAGGAGCTGACCATCGACATCACCCCGCTGCCGCACCTGCGTGGCGTGAACATCGTCATCCACGACCTCCTCGGGGAGGGCGTGGCCGCTTCGACGCGCTTCGACCCGCAGGCGAAAGGGCTGGGCGAGTGGGCCCGGAGCCGATTTGTCGACATTCCCGGGGAGCTTCTGTGA
- a CDS encoding acyl-CoA dehydrogenase family protein: MSNDLFQLGAEFTRREIFPDLQEWEDNQEIPREAHLAAAKQGLLGIGFPEEAGGEGGGLADTVAVTEGMMSEGASSGLLAGLFTHGIALPHIAKHGSPHLIETYVKPTLAGEKIGSLAITEPDGGSDVSHLRTTATRDGDEFVVNGAKTFITSGCRADFVTTAVRTGGPGAGGISLLVIDKDTPGFTVTRKLAKMGWHCSDTAELAFEDVRVPAENLVGDENAGFIYIAEAFVTERIALAVQGYGTAARCLALTADYARQRQTFGEPLIKRQVVRHKLVEMHRQVEVAKAYTHAVVARYDREGSTQATIAEAALAKQTAVEACTWVVDQAVQLHGGTGYMHGTEVERHYRDARILPIGGGATEVMTDLAAKLLGLDR, encoded by the coding sequence GTGAGCAACGACCTGTTCCAGCTGGGTGCCGAGTTCACCCGCCGCGAGATCTTCCCCGACCTGCAGGAGTGGGAGGACAACCAGGAGATCCCGCGGGAGGCCCACCTGGCTGCCGCCAAGCAGGGGCTGCTCGGGATCGGGTTCCCCGAGGAGGCCGGCGGCGAGGGCGGCGGTCTTGCCGACACCGTCGCGGTGACCGAGGGGATGATGTCCGAGGGCGCCTCGTCCGGCCTGCTCGCGGGCCTGTTCACCCACGGGATCGCGCTGCCGCACATCGCCAAGCACGGCTCGCCCCACCTCATCGAGACGTACGTGAAGCCGACCCTGGCCGGGGAGAAGATCGGCAGCCTCGCGATCACCGAGCCCGACGGCGGCTCCGACGTCTCCCACCTCCGCACGACCGCAACCCGCGACGGCGACGAGTTCGTCGTCAACGGCGCCAAGACATTCATCACCTCTGGCTGCCGCGCCGACTTCGTCACCACCGCGGTCCGCACCGGTGGCCCTGGGGCAGGCGGCATCAGCCTGCTCGTGATCGACAAGGACACCCCGGGCTTCACGGTCACGCGCAAGCTCGCCAAGATGGGCTGGCACTGCTCCGACACCGCGGAGCTCGCCTTCGAGGACGTACGCGTCCCCGCCGAGAACCTCGTCGGCGACGAGAACGCAGGGTTCATCTACATCGCCGAGGCGTTCGTGACCGAGCGGATCGCGCTGGCCGTGCAGGGCTACGGCACCGCCGCCCGCTGCCTGGCGCTCACCGCCGACTACGCGCGCCAGCGGCAGACCTTCGGGGAGCCGCTGATCAAGCGTCAGGTCGTACGCCACAAGCTCGTCGAGATGCACCGCCAGGTGGAGGTCGCCAAGGCCTACACCCACGCCGTGGTCGCGCGCTACGACCGCGAAGGGTCCACCCAGGCCACGATCGCCGAGGCGGCGCTGGCCAAGCAGACAGCGGTCGAGGCCTGCACCTGGGTCGTCGACCAGGCCGTCCAGCTTCACGGCGGGACGGGGTACATGCACGGGACCGAGGTCGAGCGGCACTACCGCGACGCCCGGATCCTGCCGATCGGAGGAGGAGCCACCGAAGTGATGACCGACCTGGCCGCCAAGCTGTTGGGACTGGACAGATGA
- a CDS encoding acetyl/propionyl/methylcrotonyl-CoA carboxylase subunit alpha yields the protein MINRLLVANRAEIASRVFRTARKLGIETVAIHSDADADLPFVADADHAVRLPGNAPTDTYLRADLVIEAAKVAGADAIHPGYGFLSENADFARAVEAAGLVWIGPAPESIEQMGSKIEAKKIMASAGVPVLEAPASPAESDLPLLVKASAGGGGRGMRIVRTLDALSAEIAAAEAEAASAFGDGTVFVEPYVEAGRHVEVQVVGDGAGNVAVFGERDCSVQRRHQKVVEESPAPLLPDAVRSALHEAARNAAAAIDYRGAGTVEFLYDAASERFWFLEMNTRLQVEHPVTELVHGVDLVELQIAVAEGVPGVVSTGSTSVNGHAIEVRLYAEDPSADYQPQSGTLTKLEFAGDARIDAGYTSGSEVSTFYDAMLAKVIVHAPTREAAIRRLVSVLRTAKIHGLVTNREQLIGILGSDAFRSGEVTTALLAEESFLSSAEDPGAPVAAAVALAERTRRPGVPIAWRNVVNQPQRTVFEDGSEDGLTVEWYGTRDGYRIDGFEVIEAGQSRVALEKDGLRTTYEISIDGDHIDVDSAFGHTALRKRPRFTDPATQTQPGSLLAPMPGSVVDVLAEAGSDVTEGQPLLVLEAMKMQHTVTAPTDGVLTQINVTPGTQVAAGEVLAVVEPVETSHNEGATS from the coding sequence ATGATCAACCGACTGCTCGTCGCCAACCGCGCCGAGATCGCCTCGCGCGTCTTCCGTACCGCCCGCAAGCTGGGCATCGAGACCGTCGCGATCCACTCCGACGCCGACGCAGACCTGCCGTTCGTGGCCGACGCGGACCATGCCGTACGCCTCCCCGGCAACGCGCCCACCGACACCTACCTCCGTGCCGACCTGGTCATCGAGGCGGCGAAGGTGGCCGGTGCCGACGCGATCCACCCGGGCTACGGGTTCCTGTCGGAGAACGCCGACTTCGCTCGTGCCGTCGAGGCGGCCGGGCTGGTCTGGATCGGCCCGGCTCCCGAGTCGATCGAGCAGATGGGCTCGAAGATCGAGGCCAAGAAGATCATGGCCTCCGCGGGGGTCCCGGTCCTGGAGGCACCGGCTTCCCCGGCCGAGTCCGACCTGCCGCTGCTGGTCAAGGCGTCTGCGGGCGGTGGTGGGCGCGGGATGCGGATCGTCCGGACGCTCGACGCGCTGTCCGCCGAGATCGCTGCCGCCGAGGCAGAGGCCGCCTCGGCGTTCGGCGACGGGACCGTCTTCGTCGAGCCGTACGTCGAGGCCGGCCGTCACGTCGAGGTCCAGGTCGTCGGCGACGGTGCCGGTAACGTCGCCGTCTTCGGTGAGCGCGACTGCTCGGTGCAGCGCCGCCACCAGAAGGTCGTCGAGGAGTCCCCGGCGCCGCTGCTGCCCGATGCCGTCCGGTCGGCGCTCCACGAAGCTGCCCGCAACGCGGCCGCGGCGATCGACTACCGCGGCGCGGGGACGGTCGAGTTCCTCTACGACGCTGCCTCGGAGCGGTTCTGGTTCCTGGAGATGAACACCCGGCTCCAGGTCGAGCACCCGGTGACCGAGCTGGTGCACGGCGTCGATCTGGTGGAGCTACAGATCGCGGTGGCCGAAGGCGTCCCGGGCGTCGTCTCGACAGGCTCGACCAGCGTGAACGGGCATGCGATCGAGGTGCGGCTCTACGCCGAGGACCCGTCGGCTGACTACCAGCCGCAGTCGGGGACGCTGACGAAGCTGGAGTTCGCCGGCGACGCCCGGATCGACGCCGGTTACACCTCCGGCTCGGAGGTCAGCACCTTCTACGACGCGATGCTGGCGAAGGTGATCGTGCACGCGCCCACGCGCGAGGCGGCGATCCGGCGGCTGGTCTCGGTGCTGCGTACGGCCAAGATCCACGGCCTGGTGACCAACCGGGAGCAGCTGATCGGGATCCTCGGCTCGGATGCGTTCCGCAGCGGCGAGGTCACCACCGCTCTGCTCGCGGAGGAATCCTTCCTTTCATCGGCTGAGGACCCGGGTGCCCCCGTGGCGGCGGCGGTCGCCCTGGCCGAGCGGACCCGTCGGCCGGGCGTCCCGATCGCCTGGCGAAACGTCGTCAACCAGCCCCAGCGGACGGTCTTCGAGGATGGTTCCGAGGACGGTCTGACCGTCGAGTGGTACGGCACCCGCGACGGCTACCGCATCGACGGCTTCGAGGTCATCGAGGCAGGTCAGAGCCGGGTCGCGCTCGAGAAGGACGGCCTGCGCACCACGTACGAGATCTCGATCGACGGTGACCATATCGACGTCGACTCTGCGTTCGGGCACACCGCGCTGCGGAAGCGGCCGAGGTTCACCGACCCGGCCACCCAGACGCAGCCCGGAAGCCTGCTGGCACCGATGCCGGGATCGGTCGTCGACGTCCTGGCCGAGGCCGGCAGCGACGTCACCGAGGGCCAGCCGCTGCTGGTCCTGGAGGCGATGAAGATGCAGCACACGGTGACCGCGCCCACCGACGGCGTACTCACCCAGATCAACGTCACACCAGGAACCCAGGTCGCCGCCGGCGAGGTGCTCGCGGTGGTCGAGCCTGTCGAGACCTCCCACAACGAAGGAGCAACCTCATGA
- a CDS encoding acyl-CoA carboxylase subunit beta — MTGNREALLEKIEALDAEHAKAAAGGGEKYVARHKARGKLLARERIELLLDEGSPFLETQPLIGWGSDFPVGGSIITGIGVVEGVECMIVANDPTVKGGALNPYSLKRSFRAAEIAEKNGLPTINLTESGGADLPTQKDIFIPGGKGFRDLTRSSARKQPTISVVFGNSTAGGAYVPGMSDYVIMVKEGAKVFLAGPPLVKMATGEDTDDESLGGAEMHSRISGSSDFLAVDEHDAIRQARRVVARLNWRKRGPQPKASYEPELDPDGLLDLIPTDLKEPFDPREAILRIVDGTGPDNEVAFDEFKPLYGSSLCVGWARLHGYEIGILANARGVLMSEEAQKAAQFIQLANQKDTPLLFLHNTTGYMVGTEYEQGGIIKHGALMINAVSNSTVPHLTVIMGASYGAGNYGMNGRAYDPRFLFTWPSAKSAVMGPAQLAGVMEIVARESAEKKGEVFDAEGFKGVKEMVEGMVEEQSLPMFLSGLGYDDGVIDPRDTRTVLGLCLSAIATRPIEGAMNFGVFRM; from the coding sequence ATGACCGGGAACAGAGAAGCCCTCCTCGAGAAGATCGAGGCCCTCGACGCCGAGCACGCCAAGGCGGCGGCCGGCGGCGGCGAGAAGTACGTCGCCCGCCACAAGGCCCGAGGCAAGCTCCTCGCCCGTGAGCGGATCGAGCTGCTGCTGGACGAGGGCAGTCCGTTCCTGGAGACCCAGCCGCTGATCGGCTGGGGCAGCGACTTCCCGGTCGGTGGCTCGATCATCACCGGCATCGGGGTGGTCGAGGGGGTCGAGTGCATGATCGTCGCCAACGACCCGACGGTGAAGGGCGGCGCGCTCAACCCCTACTCCCTCAAGCGCTCCTTCCGGGCGGCCGAGATCGCGGAGAAGAACGGTCTCCCGACGATCAACCTGACCGAGTCCGGCGGCGCCGACCTGCCCACCCAGAAGGACATCTTCATCCCGGGCGGCAAGGGCTTCCGCGACCTGACCCGGTCCTCCGCCCGCAAGCAGCCGACCATCTCGGTCGTCTTCGGCAACTCCACGGCCGGCGGTGCGTACGTCCCCGGCATGAGCGACTACGTGATCATGGTCAAGGAGGGCGCGAAGGTCTTCCTGGCCGGCCCGCCGCTGGTGAAGATGGCCACGGGTGAGGACACCGACGACGAGTCGCTGGGCGGTGCCGAGATGCACTCGCGCATCTCCGGCTCCTCCGACTTCCTCGCCGTCGACGAGCACGACGCGATCCGGCAGGCGCGCCGGGTGGTGGCCCGGCTCAACTGGCGCAAGCGGGGCCCGCAGCCGAAGGCGAGCTACGAGCCCGAGCTCGACCCCGACGGCCTCCTCGACCTGATCCCGACCGACCTCAAGGAGCCCTTCGACCCGCGTGAGGCGATCCTGCGGATCGTCGACGGGACCGGGCCCGACAACGAGGTGGCGTTCGACGAGTTCAAGCCGCTCTACGGATCGAGCCTCTGCGTCGGCTGGGCGCGGCTGCACGGCTACGAGATCGGCATCCTCGCCAACGCGCGCGGCGTGCTCATGTCGGAGGAGGCCCAGAAGGCGGCGCAGTTCATCCAGCTCGCCAACCAGAAGGACACCCCGCTGCTGTTCCTGCACAACACCACCGGCTACATGGTCGGCACGGAGTACGAGCAGGGCGGCATCATCAAGCACGGTGCGCTGATGATCAACGCGGTCTCCAACTCCACCGTCCCGCACCTGACCGTGATCATGGGGGCGTCTTACGGCGCGGGGAACTACGGCATGAACGGCCGTGCGTACGATCCCCGTTTCCTCTTCACCTGGCCCTCGGCCAAGTCCGCCGTGATGGGGCCGGCCCAGCTCGCCGGGGTGATGGAGATCGTCGCCCGCGAGTCCGCCGAGAAGAAGGGCGAGGTCTTCGACGCCGAGGGGTTCAAGGGCGTCAAGGAGATGGTCGAGGGGATGGTCGAGGAACAGTCGCTGCCGATGTTCCTCTCCGGCCTCGGCTACGACGACGGGGTCATCGACCCGCGCGACACCCGCACCGTCCTCGGCCTCTGCCTCTCCGCCATCGCCACCCGACCCATCGAAGGCGCCATGAACTTCGGCGTCTTCAGGATGTGA
- a CDS encoding TIGR03084 family metal-binding protein, translated as MSLLDQLLEDLSMEGFELRQVVAGLSEAGWREPTPAEGWDVAAQIAHLAWTDEAALAATEWVAGDATAWDELVNEAIKNPEGYVDESALAMAAMPATELLQHWDGVRGELAGALANVPDGKKLPWFGPPMSPASMATARFMETWAHGLDVREALGHTYEPSDRIKHVCHLGTRTRDFSYGVHGLTPPSSPFRIELTAPSGEQWEWGPEDAEQSVRGPAYDFARLVTQRIHRDDTALEATGGDAEKWLTIAQAFAGPTGGGRPKK; from the coding sequence ATGAGCCTGTTGGATCAACTTCTCGAGGACCTCTCCATGGAGGGGTTCGAGCTGCGCCAGGTGGTGGCGGGGCTGAGCGAGGCGGGCTGGCGCGAGCCGACCCCGGCCGAGGGCTGGGACGTCGCCGCCCAGATCGCCCACCTGGCCTGGACCGACGAGGCCGCGCTCGCCGCGACCGAGTGGGTGGCAGGTGACGCGACCGCCTGGGACGAGCTGGTCAATGAGGCCATCAAGAACCCCGAGGGCTACGTCGACGAGTCCGCCCTGGCGATGGCCGCGATGCCGGCGACGGAGCTGCTGCAGCACTGGGACGGCGTACGCGGCGAGCTCGCCGGGGCGCTCGCGAACGTCCCGGACGGGAAGAAGCTGCCCTGGTTCGGGCCGCCGATGTCGCCGGCCTCGATGGCGACCGCGCGGTTCATGGAGACCTGGGCCCACGGGCTGGACGTGCGCGAGGCGCTCGGCCACACCTACGAGCCCAGCGACCGCATCAAGCACGTCTGCCACCTCGGGACCCGCACCCGCGACTTCTCCTACGGCGTGCACGGCCTGACCCCGCCGAGCTCCCCGTTCCGGATCGAGCTGACCGCGCCGTCGGGCGAGCAGTGGGAGTGGGGCCCGGAGGATGCGGAACAGAGCGTCCGGGGCCCTGCGTACGACTTCGCGCGGTTGGTCACCCAGCGCATCCACCGTGACGACACCGCGCTCGAGGCGACAGGCGGCGACGCCGAGAAGTGGCTGACGATCGCCCAGGCCTTCGCCGGACCCACCGGGGGCGGGAGGCCCAAGAAATGA
- a CDS encoding acyl-CoA dehydrogenase family protein, translating to MTAFTEPEERTALREAVAKLAGKYGHDFVAKQAREGGKMTEMWLEMGRNGFLGVNIAEEYGGGGGGMSDLAAVLEEAATAGAPLLMMVVSPAICGSIIGRCGTDEQKKRWLPAIADGSLLMAFGITEADAGSNSHKITTTAKRDGDEWVLNGQKTFISGVDEADSVLIVARTEDAKTGKLKPALFVVPTDSEGFTKQVIPMAWEAPEKQFTLFIDDVRLPADALVGDEDGGIWQLFAGLNPERIMGAALSCGMARYALAKAVEYAANRSVWKDAPIGSHQGIAHPLAKVKIELEQARLLWQKAAALYDAGDDAGAGEYANMAKYAAGEVACNATDAAVHTHGGNGLTVEYGLANQLVAARLGRIAPVSREMILNYIAMHTLGLPKSY from the coding sequence ATGACTGCATTCACAGAGCCCGAGGAGCGGACCGCGCTGCGCGAGGCGGTGGCGAAGCTGGCCGGCAAGTACGGTCACGACTTCGTCGCCAAGCAGGCCCGTGAGGGCGGCAAGATGACCGAGATGTGGCTCGAGATGGGCCGCAACGGGTTCCTGGGCGTCAACATCGCCGAGGAGTACGGCGGCGGTGGCGGGGGCATGAGCGACCTCGCCGCGGTGCTCGAGGAGGCAGCGACCGCCGGCGCCCCGCTGCTGATGATGGTCGTCAGCCCGGCGATCTGCGGCAGCATCATCGGCCGCTGCGGCACCGACGAGCAGAAGAAGCGCTGGCTGCCCGCCATCGCGGACGGCAGCCTGCTGATGGCCTTCGGGATCACCGAGGCCGACGCCGGCTCCAACTCCCACAAGATCACCACCACCGCCAAGCGTGACGGCGACGAGTGGGTCCTGAACGGCCAGAAGACCTTCATCTCCGGCGTCGACGAGGCCGACTCGGTCCTCATCGTCGCCCGCACGGAGGACGCCAAGACCGGCAAGCTCAAGCCGGCTCTCTTCGTGGTCCCGACCGACTCGGAGGGCTTCACCAAGCAGGTCATCCCGATGGCCTGGGAGGCACCGGAGAAGCAGTTCACGCTCTTCATCGACGACGTACGTCTCCCTGCCGACGCCCTCGTCGGCGACGAGGACGGCGGCATCTGGCAGCTCTTCGCCGGTCTCAACCCCGAGCGGATCATGGGCGCCGCCCTCTCCTGCGGGATGGCGCGCTACGCCCTGGCGAAGGCGGTGGAGTACGCCGCCAACCGCTCGGTCTGGAAGGACGCCCCGATCGGCTCCCACCAGGGCATCGCGCACCCGCTGGCGAAGGTCAAGATCGAGCTGGAGCAGGCCCGCCTGCTGTGGCAGAAGGCCGCAGCCCTCTACGACGCCGGCGACGACGCCGGTGCCGGGGAGTACGCCAACATGGCCAAGTACGCCGCCGGCGAGGTCGCCTGCAACGCCACCGACGCCGCGGTCCACACCCACGGTGGCAACGGCCTGACGGTGGAGTACGGGCTGGCCAACCAGCTCGTCGCCGCCCGTCTGGGCCGCATCGCCCCGGTCAGCCGGGAGATGATCCTCAACTACATCGCGATGCACACCCTCGGTCTGCCCAAGTCCTACTGA
- a CDS encoding TetR/AcrR family transcriptional regulator — protein MSQATRVPQEERTRAMRARLLDATVELLAERGFAGTSTTLVSQRAGVSRGAQLHHFPAKNDLVVAAVEHITEARGEALKEAAGALPEGGQRTRHVLAMLAEQVTSPVFAAALELWVAARTDEQLAAAVGPLEQRIGRELHRATVELLGVDEKKPGVRELVQATLDLVRGLALADTITDDAARRERILDHWAEVLERELR, from the coding sequence GTGAGCCAGGCCACCCGCGTACCCCAGGAGGAGCGCACCCGCGCGATGCGGGCGCGCCTCCTCGATGCCACCGTCGAGCTGCTGGCCGAGCGCGGCTTCGCCGGCACCTCGACGACGCTCGTCTCCCAGCGCGCCGGGGTCTCTCGCGGTGCGCAGCTGCACCACTTCCCGGCCAAGAACGACCTGGTCGTGGCGGCGGTCGAGCACATCACCGAAGCCCGCGGCGAGGCGCTGAAGGAGGCGGCCGGAGCGCTCCCGGAGGGCGGGCAGCGTACGCGGCACGTGCTCGCCATGCTCGCCGAGCAGGTCACCTCGCCGGTCTTCGCCGCGGCCCTGGAGCTGTGGGTGGCGGCACGCACCGACGAGCAGCTGGCTGCGGCGGTGGGTCCGCTCGAGCAGCGGATCGGTCGCGAGCTCCACCGGGCCACCGTCGAGCTGCTCGGCGTGGACGAGAAGAAGCCGGGGGTACGCGAGCTCGTGCAGGCCACGCTCGATCTCGTCCGCGGCCTGGCTCTGGCTGACACGATTACCGACGACGCCGCCCGACGCGAGCGGATCCTCGATCACTGGGCCGAGGTCCTGGAAAGAGAGCTGCGATGA